A single Argentina anserina chromosome 7, drPotAnse1.1, whole genome shotgun sequence DNA region contains:
- the LOC126802488 gene encoding probable glycerol-3-phosphate dehydrogenase [NAD(+)] 2, cytosolic, producing MSATADGVKYSPDWLVKHSNASAEEKLDELRSLMGKAEGDPVKIVGVGAGAWGSVFVAMLQDTYGHLRDKAVVRIWRRSGRAVDRATAEHLFEVINSREDVLRRLIRRCAYLKYVEARLGDRTLFADEILRDGFCLNMIDTPLCALKVVTNLQEAVWDADIVVNGLPSTETSVVFEEISRYWRDRKTMPIIVSLSKGVEAELVPEPRIVTPTQMIQRATGAPVENILYLGGPNIASEIYNNEYANARLCGAEKWRKPMAKFLRQPHFIVWDNGDLVTHEVMGGLKNVYAIGAGMVAGLTNESATSKSVYFAHCTSEMIFITHLLAEEPEKLAGPLLADTYVTLLKGRNAWYGQKLAKGELNLEMGDSIKGKGMIQGVSAVKAFYELLSQASLSVKHPEEDRRIVPVQLCPILRILYSILIKREFPPQAILEALRDETMHDPRERIEIAQTHAFYKPFLLGQQQL from the exons ATGAGTGCTACGGCTGATGGAGTCAAGTACTCACCCGATTGGTTGGTGAAGCACTCGAATGCTTCCGCAGAGGAGAAGCTCGACGAGCTTCGGAGTTTAATGGGCAAAGCAGAAGGTGATCCAGTGAAGATAGTTGGAGTAGGGGCGGGAGCTTGGGGGAGTGTCTTTGTTGCCATGCTGCAAGATACTTACGGGCATCTACGAGACAAGGCAGTAGTGAGAATATGGAGAAGATCGGGAAGGGCAGTGGATAGAGCCACAGCCGAGCATTTGTTTGAAGTCATCAATTCCAGGGAAGATGTGTTGAGGAGGCTGATCAGAAGATGTGCTTACTTGAAGTATGTCGAGGCGAGGTTGGGGGACAGGACATTGTTTGCGGATGAGATATTGAGAGATGGGTTTTGTTTGAATATGATTGATACGCCTCTTTGCGCTTTGAAAGTTGTCACTAACTTGCAGGAGGCTGTGTGGGATGCTGACATTGTGGTCAATGGGCTGCCGTCCACGGAGACGAGTGTTGTGTTTGAGGAGATCAGTAGGTATTGGAGGGATAGGAAGACAATGCCGATTATAGTTTCGCTTTCTAAAGGTGTTGAGGCTGAGTTGGTGCCTGAACCGCGCATAGTTACTCCCACTCAGATGATCCAGCGAGCAA CTGGTGCTCCTGTTGAAAACATTCTCTACCTTGGAGGACCCAACATTGCCTCAGAGATATACAACAATGAATATGCCAATGCTCGGTTATGTGGAGCTGAAAAGTGGAGAAAGCCAATGGCTAAGTTTCTGAGGCAGCCACACTTCATTGTGTGGGACAACGGCGACCTTGTTACTCATGAAGTTATGGGTGGCTTAAAAAATGTCTATGCCATTGGAGCTG GAATGGTAGCTGGGTTAACCAATGAGAGCGCCACCAGCAAATCTGTATACTTTGCACATTGTACATCAGAGATGATATTTATCACTCATTTATTGGCAGAAGAACCAGAGAAGCTAGCAGGGCCTTTATTGGCTGACACGTATGTTACCCTGTTGAAAGGTCGTAACGCCTGGTATGGACAAAAGCTGGCCAAGGGGGAGTTAAACCTTGAAATGGGTGATAGCATCAAGGGAAAGGGTATGATTCAG gGAGTCTCTGCTGTTAAAGCATTTTATGAGCTGCTTAGTCAAGCCTCTTTAAGTGTCAAACATCCTGAAGAAGATAGGCGCATTGTTCCTGTTCAGCTTTGTCCTATCTTGAGGATACTCTATAGTATACTAATAAAAAG GGAGTTCCCACCTCAGGCTATTCTTGAAGCTTTAAGGGATGAGACAATGCATGACCCTCGGGAGCGTATTGAGATTGCACAAACACATGCTTTTTACAAGCCATTTCTTCTTGGTCAGCAGCAGCTTTGA
- the LOC126802489 gene encoding B3 domain-containing protein Os01g0723500-like, whose amino-acid sequence MASSVPVPAFFQVLVGEFSVKLKIPRAFANHLNGPELCKLKGPDGKCWDVKLEEKNDVFFIHKGWNKFVKDNVLAEGDFLVFNYDENSCFNVTIYDESACEMDLEVAKTTRSGGGQRRDHVPPGESRIIEFNSENFCFKRIMENYRVYQLTIPKVIAQAKLQMCKQIIELRDPSKMSWPVTVSPMQDGRHVMHSGWRDCCKSNQIEAGQTMVFEFVKRHVKLHIYRAEGCDVILTGPNVVD is encoded by the exons ATGGCTAGTTCAGTACCGGTGCCAGCCTTTTTCCAGGTCCTGGTAGGTGAGTTCTCTGTGAAACTG aAAATACCAAGAGCTTTTGCCAACCACTTGAATGGTCCAGAACTATGCAAACTTAAAGGCCCTGATGGAAAATGCTGGGATGTAAAACTGGAAGAGAAAAACGatgtttttttcattcataaaGGCTGGAATAAATTTGTGAAGGATAATGTTTTGGCTGAAGGGGACTTTCTGGTTTTTAATTATGATGAAAATTCGTGCTTCAATGTGACAATCTATGATGAAAGTGCATGTGAAATGGACTTGGAAGTAGCCAAGACAACGAGAAGTGGTGGTGGTCAAAGGA GGGATCACGTCCCACCTGGGGAGTCAAGAATCATTGAGTTCAACTCAGAGAATTTTTGCTTCAAGAGAATTATGGAGAATTACAGAGTGTATCAGCTG ACCATTCCTAAAGTAATAGCGCAGGCTAAGCTTCAGATGTGCAAGCAGATTATAGAGCTACGGGACCCGAGCAAAATGTCATGGCCTGTTACAGTGTCTCCGATGCAAGATGGCCGTCATGTTATGCACAGTGGCTGGCGTGATTGTTGCAAGAGTAACCAGATTGAAGCAGGGCAGACCATGGTTTTTGAGTTTGTGAAGAGACATGTGAAGCTTCACATCTATAGAGCTGAGGGGTGTGATGTAATCCTCACAGGTCCTAATGTTGTAGATTGA
- the LOC126803184 gene encoding uncharacterized protein LOC126803184 codes for MADKKKKKATMLIRLVSSARTGYFYVTTKPSGMTEKLELRKYDPRVRLHVPFTEVKLRIK; via the coding sequence ATGGctgacaagaagaagaagaaggctacCATGCTCATCCGACTTGTGTCATCTGCTAGGACCGGATATTTTTACGTCACCACGAAGCCTTCCGGGATGACAGAAAAACTCGAGTTGCGAAAATATGATCCTCGTGTAAGACTTCATGTTCCATTTACTGAGGTAAAATTGAGAATCAAATGA